In a single window of the Hoeflea algicola genome:
- a CDS encoding DUF2326 domain-containing protein produces the protein MQLSRLYSNLPDILSPVVFNHGADANRLNVVLGEVKHPKDRRKDSHNLGKTTLLHVIDFMMLKGWSQESFLHRHRDRFSDFVFFLEIALNSGGYATIRRSVVAPTRIALSRHEDPDADFSATADDVWDHPDLPIDEAIKLLDAWLDLRALKPYDYRKAITYFLRSQGDWSDELQLQKFQAGRDLHWKPFVAHLFGFNQKPIVRKYELDELIQKLQEKQGEQQAEVQFREEDLPKLTAELGVLQQHVEDLEEQLDAFRFDDEERRLIRDLVETIETEIASLNQQIYDARYDIGQIDSSLSHKDKFDLEDVQSIFDDAKLHFPTQLKKQYSELVEFKKKVTQERNAALRKRRKELEDELSAAEGRKASLDAQRAQRLKVLRSTDTFDKFKALQKDVTEQRAQLVYLGEQRKKLEAVVETARQVREAERDRGRVVDEIKTMLAKPTIIYERFTRIFNDYCQKVLNHEGLFFFQVNSNNNLDYKISLGLAGQKGVASSQGEGTSYKKLICALFDLALLRVYEDIPFFHFVYHDGMFEALDDRKKLAFLDVVREQVSHRKLQYIMTVIASDLPRDSKGKLVAFGDDETILRLDDSGQAGRLFKMAEF, from the coding sequence ATGCAGCTCAGCCGCCTATACTCCAACCTTCCAGATATCCTTTCGCCGGTCGTTTTCAATCACGGAGCCGATGCCAATCGCCTGAATGTGGTGCTCGGTGAGGTCAAGCATCCTAAAGATCGCAGAAAAGACTCGCATAATCTCGGCAAGACGACACTCCTGCACGTCATCGACTTCATGATGCTTAAGGGATGGTCGCAGGAGAGCTTTCTCCATAGGCATCGTGACCGCTTTTCCGATTTCGTTTTCTTTCTTGAGATCGCCTTGAACAGTGGCGGCTACGCCACAATACGGCGTAGCGTCGTCGCTCCGACCCGGATCGCCCTGTCCCGTCACGAAGACCCCGATGCAGATTTCAGCGCGACAGCCGACGACGTATGGGATCACCCCGATCTGCCGATTGATGAGGCCATCAAGCTTCTTGACGCTTGGCTCGATCTCAGAGCGTTAAAACCATACGATTATAGGAAGGCAATCACGTATTTCTTGCGATCGCAAGGCGATTGGAGTGATGAACTGCAACTGCAAAAGTTTCAGGCCGGGCGCGACCTTCACTGGAAGCCGTTTGTCGCCCATCTGTTTGGCTTCAACCAAAAACCTATCGTCAGGAAGTACGAGCTCGACGAACTCATCCAGAAGCTTCAGGAGAAGCAGGGGGAACAACAGGCGGAGGTCCAGTTCAGGGAAGAGGATCTGCCCAAGTTGACGGCCGAACTCGGTGTGCTCCAACAACACGTCGAGGATCTTGAGGAACAACTCGATGCTTTCCGCTTCGATGACGAAGAGCGCCGCCTCATACGCGATTTGGTGGAGACCATTGAGACCGAGATCGCGAGCCTGAACCAGCAGATCTATGATGCTCGATACGACATTGGCCAGATCGACAGTTCTCTCAGCCACAAGGACAAGTTCGATCTGGAAGATGTGCAATCGATCTTCGACGATGCAAAGCTCCATTTCCCGACGCAGCTGAAAAAGCAATATAGCGAACTGGTCGAGTTCAAGAAGAAGGTCACGCAGGAGCGCAATGCGGCCCTGCGCAAGCGTCGCAAGGAACTGGAGGATGAGCTCTCGGCCGCTGAAGGTCGCAAGGCTTCACTTGACGCTCAACGCGCCCAACGTCTGAAAGTGCTCCGCTCGACCGATACTTTCGACAAGTTCAAAGCCTTGCAGAAGGATGTCACCGAGCAACGGGCGCAGCTTGTTTACCTCGGCGAACAGCGCAAGAAACTTGAGGCGGTCGTGGAAACCGCTCGGCAGGTTCGTGAAGCAGAACGTGACCGCGGGCGTGTGGTTGACGAAATAAAGACTATGCTTGCCAAGCCAACCATCATATATGAACGCTTCACGCGTATCTTCAACGACTATTGCCAAAAAGTCCTCAACCACGAGGGACTTTTCTTCTTTCAGGTTAATTCGAACAACAATCTAGACTACAAGATCAGCCTGGGTCTCGCCGGTCAGAAGGGTGTTGCATCGAGCCAGGGCGAGGGAACCAGCTACAAGAAGCTGATTTGCGCTCTGTTCGACTTGGCACTATTGCGCGTCTATGAGGACATTCCGTTCTTTCATTTCGTGTATCACGACGGAATGTTCGAAGCTCTCGACGATCGAAAGAAGCTTGCCTTCCTCGATGTTGTCCGCGAGCAGGTCAGCCACCGAAAGCTTCAGTATATCATGACAGTCATCGCGTCTGATCTACCGCGCGATTCCAAGGGTAAGCTCGTTGCCTTCGGAGATGACGAGACAATCCTCCGACTGGACGATAGCGGACAAGCTGGCCGGCTGTTCAAGATGGCCGAATTCTGA